Proteins encoded in a region of the Benincasa hispida cultivar B227 chromosome 2, ASM972705v1, whole genome shotgun sequence genome:
- the LOC120071160 gene encoding AUGMIN subunit 8-like: MDVCESARAFRKHTVAAAATATPRQPLVPAEKNNEVITRSPSRSKINSSSPSSLSGPRRCPSPSITRTVSTSSQLVLKRAQSAERKRPSTPPSPPSPGTPVHGSPADVQLLSKRMIGGRAESLWPSTMRSLSVSFQSDTISIPVCKKEKPVLSSLSDRTLRPSSNFPSKQAETQTVARKPMPERKKSPLRGKNGYDQSENSKPVDGSRTQFVDHQRWPSRVGAKASSNSLNCTVDLTDKRVPSLHKPLRGSGLSSTRATTGETVNKPLQKSTSGVMRLPYVDGRSREEFEANSANDNSMQESAANKVVSSSLAGIKITANRVGRYDSPTLCPRPSSPSKTPVLSSVARGVSPSRLRPSTPPPRGTSSSRIRPSSSTQSNASTSVLTFIADYKKGKKTASYIEGAHKLRLLYNRHLQWRCANARAEAVLRNQEVTAEKTLLGVWNTTLNLWDSVIRKRINLQQLKQELKLISIMNDQMSCLNEWAVLERSHNRSLSGVIDDLESSTLRVPVTGGAKADAGSLNGAICSAVEVMQAMGSSICSLLPRVKVMQTLVFELTIVTAQEKAMLDECIALLASRAALQVQEQSLWTHLIQMRQGLENVCQF, translated from the exons ATGGATGTATGCGAATCGGCGCGGGCATTTAGAAAGCATACAGTAGCAGCAGCAGCAACAGCAACGCCAAGACAACCGTTGGTTCCAGCAGAAAAGAACAATGAAGTTATCACACGGTCTCCCTCCCGTTCCAAGATCAACTCATCTTCTCCTTCATCGTTGTCTGGACCTCGGCGTTGCCCATCACCAAGCATCACGCGGACGGTTTCTACATCTTCCCAATTGGTTCTTAAAAGAGCTCAATCAGCAGAGAGGAAGCGACCCTCCACGCCCCCTTCTCCTCCAAGCCCAGGCACACCAGTTCATGGTTCACCTGCAGATGTACAGTTGCTATCGAAAAGAATGATCGGTGGTCGAGCTGAGAGTTTGTGGCCCTCTACGATGAGAAGTTTGAGTGTCTCATTCCAATCTGATACCATTTCTATTCCTGTTTGTAAGAAGGAAAAACCCGTGTTATCTTCTCTTTCTGATCGAACTCTGAGGCCTTCGTCTAATTTCCCATCTAAACAAGCTGAAACACAAACTGTTGCACGGAAGCCCATGCCAGAAAGAAAGAAGAGTCCTCTTAGAGGCAAAAATGGGTATGATCAATCAGAGAATTCCAAGCCAGTTGATGGGTCACGGACCCAATTCGTAGATCATCAGAGATGGCCAAGTAGAGTTGGTGCGAAAGCATCCTCCAATTCATTGAATTGTACCGTGGATCTCACCGATAAAAGAGTCCCAAGCTTACATAAGCCACTCCGAGGAAGTGGTTTATCCTCTACGAGGGCAACTACAGGCGAGACTGTGAACAAACCTTTACAGAAATCGACCAGTGGTGTTATGAGGCTACCTTATGTTGATGGAAGGAGTAGGGAAGAATTTGAGGCAAATTCAGCTAATGACAATTCAATGCAGGAATCTGCAGCTAACAAGGTCGTTTCTTCAAGTTTAGCAGGCATTAAAATAACAGCAAACCGAGTTGGGAGATATGACTCGCCTACTCTTTGCCCACGTCCATCTTCACCTTCTAAGACACCAGTATTATCCTCTGTTGCTAGAGGAGTTAGTCCATCTCGATTAAGACCATCAACTCCACCTCCTCGAGGAACTAGCTCATCACGAATTAGACCTTCAAGTTCAACTCAATCCAATGCTTCAACTTCTGTACTTACTTTCATAGCAGATTATAAGAAGGGAAAGAAGACAGCAAGCTATATAGAAGGTGCTCATAAGCTACGGCTTCTATATAATAGACATTTGCAGTGGAGATGTGCTAATGCACGGGCTGAGGCTGTCCTTCGTAATCAGGAGGTGACAGCAGAG AAAACTCTTCTTGGCGTATGGAATACAACATTAAATCTTTGGGATTCAGTAATCAGAAAAAGGATCAATCTCCAACAGCTGAAGCAAGAGCTCAAATTgatctcaattatgaatgatcAA ATGAGCTGCCTCAATGAATGGGCTGTGCTTGAAAGAAGTCATAATCGATCCTTATCAGGTGTCATAGATGATTTGGAGTCGAGCACTCTTCGTGTTCCAGTAACTGGAGGAGCTAAA GCAGATGCTGGTTCTTTAAATGGTGCAATTTGTTCAGCCGTCGAGGTGATGCAGGCAATGGGATCCTCCATTTGCTCCTTACTCCCAAGG